The DNA segment GATGCTCCGGTCTTACTCAAAACATTAGAGTCCGTGATCTCAATCAATAAGCGGCTTGATACCCCCCAATATCAAGCCGCGACCGACCCTACTCAGATCCCTAAGCTAATAGTCGTCACAGGCGGCAAGGGAGGCATTGGAAAGACCACCATGGCTGCGAGCATCTCCGCTTGTCTTGCTAAAAAGTATAAAGGCAAGGTGGTGCTGTTCGATCTCTACACCCAGTTCGGCGATGTGTCGACCATGCTTGACCTGAAGCCGCAAAGATGTCTGTCCGATGTGACCGCTGTTACGAATGAGATTGATCTGGAAACACTTGAAAGTTGCATGGTAACTCAAGAGGACACAGGGTTAAAGGTGCTGGTGTCGTCGCTTATTCCTAAAGCAATCGATGCCGTTAGCGCAGAACAGGTGGAAAGCACAATCTACGCTCTAAAGCAAGGCTACACCTATATTGTTGTAGATCTACCGCCCGTTTTGCATGCAACCACTCTCTACGTATTGGCTAACTGTAACCGACTTTTTGTTATTACGAATATGTTCGACTTGCCGACTTTAAGGAATGCAAGAGAGCTATTGGATAAAGTGGTAGGCGATTATGTGTCGGCAGATAGGGTTTCTGTTATTGCCAACCGAGTTTCTAAATACGACGATCTTCGCTTGAGCGATGCTGAGAGCGTCCTGGGGCGACCCTTTGCAGCTAAGGTTCCA comes from the bacterium genome and includes:
- a CDS encoding AAA family ATPase; the protein is MRKGKVRVLIAAKDRELRDHLRRLVLEFGEYEVTGSAIDGQEAVQLSVMLKPDIALVNADLPIFNGLEASEMISLAVPEVRTVLLGNGQPDAQFLQEAMKAGLRAYVPYPYDAPVLLKTLESVISINKRLDTPQYQAATDPTQIPKLIVVTGGKGGIGKTTMAASISACLAKKYKGKVVLFDLYTQFGDVSTMLDLKPQRCLSDVTAVTNEIDLETLESCMVTQEDTGLKVLVSSLIPKAIDAVSAEQVESTIYALKQGYTYIVVDLPPVLHATTLYVLANCNRLFVITNMFDLPTLRNARELLDKVVGDYVSADRVSVIANRVSKYDDLRLSDAESVLGRPFAAKVPNDRRLVKSINQGVPFMVAYSKSPMADVVESITSEIIQENSVRKD